From one Lycium ferocissimum isolate CSIRO_LF1 unplaced genomic scaffold, AGI_CSIRO_Lferr_CH_V1 ctg32, whole genome shotgun sequence genomic stretch:
- the LOC132043965 gene encoding uncharacterized protein At3g17950, translated as MLDPASDLVPPPSSPTISSVSSSDLDTESTGSFFHDRSITLGTLMGVTCQAITFRAPSMTQNRQSNVETSVGALKNRKSKKSRVAAAEEEERRHFRRRRWWRLCRDECDSKPASLGEYLEVERRENGAIDDGAAAAAAAELEGVVIDAPPSNGRTLFADGRVLPPVEVEEDSSPAGALGLCRFSVSSLSGICSR; from the exons ATGTTGGATCCGGCAAGTGATTTGGTACCGCCACCTTCTTCTCCTACCATTTCATCTGTTTCTTCTTCTGATCTCGACACTGAG TCTACAGGTTCATTTTTTCATGATCGGAGTATAACACTAGGAACTCTCATGGGAGTTACATGTCAAGCGATCACGTTTAGAGCACCGTCAATGACTCAGAACCGCCAGTCAAACGTTGAAACCTCCGTCGGCGCTCTGAAGAACAGGAAATCGAAGAAGAGTAGAGTCGCGGCGGCGGAAGAGGAGGAGCGCCGCCATTTCCGGCGGCGGAGGTGGTGGAGGCTTTGCAGAGACGAATGCGATTCCAAGCCAGCGTCGCTCGGAGAGTATCTCGAGGTCGAGCGGAGAGAAAACGGAGCGATTGACGACGGTGcagcggcggcggcggcggctGAGCTGGAAGGTGTTGTTATCGACGCGCCGCCGTCAAATGGAAGGACGTTATTTGCCGACGGGAGAGTTTTGCCGCCggtggaagttgaagaagattcATCGCCGGCGGGAGCGCTAGGGTTGTGTAGATTCTCTGTGTCGTCGCTTTCGGGAATCTGTAGCCGTTAA